One region of Sulfurisphaera ohwakuensis genomic DNA includes:
- a CDS encoding glycosyltransferase family 4 protein — protein MKDEKINIVLRILWKGGVTRVAVEEARNMKSTLIVYRHAGTQYDLSNIDVKVLFDGKSKWIFKVLTSIYAGQRGDEATVDLDRIIKASDIIKGPALFHDQFAGLTGYLRKIKHGEDYAIYIHETSFDNKGIKWALPKFMEKKILEKSKLIITNSKWNKEILASKGFNAEVVYPGCYPREKINLEREKIVLAVSVWDSGRRPEIYGEISKKIKGKLVMAGYWTRQDTLNEFMSKYKEVIITGPISESKLQELYDKASVLIRFGFNEKGPGMGVLEAMGAGMPVIVNEGLGSKELIKDNGYVVRDWDEAVDRINEILEDENLRKKMSINSWEIAKSLSWTNHARKLYELLSKIYG, from the coding sequence ATGAAAGATGAGAAGATAAACATCGTGCTAAGAATCCTTTGGAAAGGAGGAGTTACTAGAGTTGCGGTTGAAGAAGCCAGGAATATGAAAAGTACACTAATAGTTTACAGACATGCCGGGACACAATATGATCTTTCTAACATAGATGTGAAAGTCCTTTTTGACGGTAAATCTAAGTGGATTTTTAAAGTGTTAACATCTATTTATGCAGGTCAGAGGGGAGATGAAGCTACAGTAGACTTAGACAGAATCATAAAAGCCAGTGATATAATTAAAGGACCCGCATTATTTCACGACCAATTTGCCGGGTTAACGGGGTATTTAAGGAAAATAAAACACGGAGAAGATTACGCAATTTACATTCATGAAACCTCTTTTGATAACAAAGGAATAAAATGGGCTTTACCCAAATTTATGGAGAAAAAAATTTTAGAGAAGAGCAAATTAATAATCACGAACAGTAAATGGAACAAAGAGATCTTAGCTAGTAAGGGCTTTAACGCTGAAGTAGTATATCCCGGTTGTTATCCCAGAGAGAAAATAAATCTTGAGAGAGAAAAGATTGTCTTGGCAGTTTCAGTATGGGATTCTGGAAGAAGGCCTGAGATTTACGGGGAGATTAGTAAAAAAATTAAGGGAAAACTGGTAATGGCGGGATACTGGACTAGACAAGACACATTAAACGAATTCATGAGCAAATATAAGGAGGTAATAATAACCGGGCCTATTTCAGAGAGCAAACTGCAAGAACTTTATGATAAAGCATCAGTGCTAATACGATTCGGTTTTAATGAAAAAGGGCCTGGTATGGGAGTTTTAGAAGCTATGGGAGCTGGGATGCCCGTAATAGTGAATGAGGGTTTGGGTAGTAAGGAACTAATAAAAGATAACGGATATGTGGTAAGAGATTGGGATGAAGCTGTGGATAGAATAAATGAGATATTGGAAGATGAAAATTTAAGGAAGAAAATGAGCATTAACTCTTGGGAAATTGCTAAAAGCTTGAGTTGGACTAACCATGCTAGAAAATTATACGAATTATTATCTAAAATATATGGGTAA
- a CDS encoding NifB/NifX family molybdenum-iron cluster-binding protein codes for MKVAIPVTNGYVEGPGEALKVQIYEIEGQEYKLIEEYENPALKAMAVRGAHMLKSAIDRGVNAVIVAEMGPPGLRLLQNYKIKAYLAEGLDVKTAIEKFIKGELPEIIKPTHEEHHHHYY; via the coding sequence ATGAAAGTAGCAATACCCGTAACAAATGGATATGTAGAAGGACCTGGAGAAGCACTAAAAGTTCAAATATATGAAATAGAAGGGCAAGAATACAAGTTAATAGAAGAATACGAAAATCCAGCTTTAAAAGCTATGGCTGTCAGGGGAGCACATATGCTAAAATCGGCAATAGATAGAGGTGTAAACGCTGTAATTGTTGCTGAAATGGGGCCACCAGGATTAAGATTACTTCAAAACTATAAGATAAAAGCATATTTAGCTGAAGGGTTAGACGTAAAAACAGCAATAGAGAAGTTTATAAAAGGAGAATTACCGGAAATCATAAAACCTACACATGAGGAACATCATCATCACTATTATTAA
- the cas10 gene encoding type III-B CRISPR-associated protein Cas10/Cmr2, with protein MSENNISRGEFLNYKITALLHDPPNKAWVITGRATTLTSQLNKVNTKKKHEEVAKYILNQLFSINYSYYSNKVGKADNIASSVDRYLGSIVYKEHSFFRNREIFLKNILSPDIQRVVNNLFPEDKSKLDNLISRYNNLLNAIRSTNLNVSKYQLFYLIYELVWIESGYENSPSDTRNPTHTIFDHLYATAAMMNWILTFKDKERGGNKGKGYLLGIDTIGVADFISKGRKTRDLWISSYLVSALLWYVITWFIEEYGLDVVLFPSLRFNQFYAFYLLEKLRKEGVSEDVIDEVKELITKYIFNGDDLFEDLKIPPYPIIPGRVTLILPGLIREGEEYKNLSDDDYFISKAKDRYNEGWRKLIEGLKLYSERRREDGFWNLVCRVLTLTEDLLQITPLNIRVKQVSVTKDEIFDKNGSLRSDAWKVYDNKYRKLVSEFKRSKLVKVTPESRLKLFELTKFDKLPQIGEKSKRGYEFCTSCGVLPAVVIMPKEEDFEKKLIDSGIASNENDVKSIKNMISPGERLCPWCLVKRALGAEPRLLRILLLGDLYSVEDIVDEIINEETKNNGNNKKIEIPSTSDIASIKTFEEMIEKKDELCKELDNEICKQVPERLSMWKWFNENKSKGINLTIDPEEYWFSEERRRYYFSIFRRYGITFPSPYYALIRADSDYLGDLLEGKLTPYLAGIIDSGDYANIAEKKEEIVKFLEDYLLNAGSGRIVEYVKNVIYCISAREDTSRCPCAVKIYSDEIARSRYKNSINVEKSVENSINYFKEILREGRIIVTPAWHVSISSALNRGLIAEINLINKHKGFVIYAGGDDLLALLPVSEVLDFIKESRKAFAGYGGRIGNLYLENGFVEFNNAYYPSLPTVGRSYSVIISHYADPLSMVVNESYYLLEEGKEMVSIYNGDKRMKKDIAIFEYHKLLSVIPLSLNRPIVSSVRDFNDIASIIDLILTLKKKIDEGEISTSLLYDYDNYRDLISSENGSSLIEFLLKYWIRRNSASLKDVDELMSLFKPEYFTTKMKSRGYHFKEDLVSNVVYALRIIYGGA; from the coding sequence ATGAGTGAAAATAATATTTCTAGAGGAGAATTCTTAAATTATAAAATTACGGCATTACTTCATGATCCTCCAAATAAGGCATGGGTAATAACAGGCCGTGCAACAACATTAACATCACAATTAAATAAAGTTAACACTAAGAAAAAGCATGAAGAAGTCGCTAAGTATATACTCAATCAATTATTTAGTATAAATTATAGCTACTATAGTAACAAAGTTGGCAAAGCAGATAATATAGCTAGTTCCGTAGATAGATATTTAGGTAGTATTGTATATAAAGAACATAGCTTTTTTAGAAATAGAGAAATATTCTTAAAGAATATACTTTCACCCGACATTCAAAGAGTTGTAAATAATTTATTTCCTGAAGATAAATCTAAATTAGATAATTTAATATCAAGATATAATAATCTATTAAATGCTATAAGATCCACTAATCTCAATGTTTCGAAATATCAGCTGTTTTACTTAATATACGAATTAGTATGGATAGAATCTGGGTATGAAAATAGTCCTTCAGATACTAGAAATCCTACTCATACAATTTTTGACCATTTATACGCAACTGCTGCAATGATGAACTGGATATTAACATTTAAAGATAAAGAAAGGGGAGGAAATAAAGGGAAAGGTTACTTGCTAGGAATAGATACTATAGGCGTTGCTGACTTCATAAGTAAGGGAAGGAAGACTAGGGACTTATGGATTTCCAGCTATTTAGTCTCTGCACTGCTCTGGTACGTAATTACCTGGTTCATTGAGGAATACGGTCTAGACGTTGTACTATTCCCCTCGTTAAGGTTTAATCAATTTTATGCGTTTTATCTTTTAGAAAAATTAAGAAAAGAAGGGGTATCAGAGGATGTTATAGATGAAGTAAAGGAGTTAATAACTAAGTACATATTTAATGGTGACGATCTGTTTGAGGATTTGAAAATACCACCTTATCCAATAATTCCAGGTAGGGTTACGTTAATTTTACCGGGGTTAATAAGGGAAGGTGAAGAATATAAGAATCTTTCGGACGACGATTACTTTATCTCTAAGGCAAAGGATAGGTATAACGAGGGTTGGCGTAAACTAATTGAGGGATTAAAGCTTTATTCTGAAAGAAGGAGAGAAGACGGTTTTTGGAATTTAGTGTGTAGAGTGCTAACTTTGACTGAAGATCTCCTTCAAATAACTCCCTTAAACATTCGTGTGAAACAAGTGAGTGTAACTAAGGACGAAATATTTGATAAAAATGGTAGTTTACGCTCAGATGCATGGAAGGTTTACGACAATAAGTATCGCAAGTTGGTTAGTGAATTTAAAAGGAGTAAGTTAGTTAAAGTTACTCCAGAATCACGCTTAAAATTATTCGAATTAACTAAATTTGATAAGTTACCTCAAATCGGTGAGAAGTCTAAGAGGGGTTATGAGTTCTGTACATCATGCGGAGTTTTGCCTGCAGTAGTTATTATGCCTAAAGAGGAAGACTTCGAGAAAAAATTAATTGACTCTGGAATAGCCAGCAATGAGAATGACGTTAAGTCGATCAAGAACATGATATCACCAGGTGAGAGGCTTTGCCCATGGTGTTTGGTTAAAAGGGCTTTAGGAGCTGAACCTAGGCTTTTAAGGATTTTACTTCTGGGTGATCTTTATAGTGTTGAAGATATAGTTGACGAGATTATAAATGAGGAAACAAAGAATAATGGAAATAATAAGAAGATAGAGATACCATCTACTAGCGATATTGCATCAATTAAGACCTTTGAGGAGATGATTGAGAAGAAGGACGAGCTATGTAAGGAGTTAGATAATGAAATATGCAAGCAAGTGCCAGAAAGGCTTTCCATGTGGAAATGGTTTAATGAAAACAAGTCAAAAGGGATAAATCTTACCATAGACCCGGAAGAATATTGGTTTAGTGAAGAACGTAGAAGATATTATTTCTCTATCTTTAGAAGATATGGAATAACTTTTCCTTCACCTTATTACGCTTTGATTAGGGCTGATAGCGACTATTTAGGTGATTTATTAGAGGGTAAACTAACACCTTATTTAGCGGGAATTATTGATTCTGGAGATTATGCTAATATTGCTGAAAAGAAGGAAGAGATTGTTAAGTTTTTAGAGGATTACTTATTAAACGCCGGTAGCGGGAGAATAGTAGAATATGTAAAAAATGTTATATATTGTATAAGTGCTAGAGAAGATACGTCTAGGTGTCCTTGTGCAGTAAAAATTTACTCCGATGAAATTGCGAGATCTAGATATAAAAATAGCATAAATGTTGAAAAGAGTGTCGAAAACTCGATTAATTATTTTAAAGAAATACTCAGAGAAGGAAGGATAATAGTTACTCCGGCTTGGCACGTTTCAATTTCTTCTGCACTTAACAGAGGGCTTATTGCTGAGATAAATTTGATTAATAAACATAAAGGATTCGTCATATATGCTGGTGGGGATGATTTACTCGCTTTACTCCCTGTAAGCGAAGTTTTAGATTTTATTAAGGAAAGTAGGAAAGCATTTGCAGGATATGGAGGCAGAATAGGTAATTTATATTTAGAAAACGGTTTTGTAGAGTTTAATAATGCGTATTACCCATCCTTACCAACAGTAGGGAGGAGTTATTCCGTAATAATTTCTCATTATGCAGACCCCTTATCAATGGTAGTTAATGAGTCCTATTACTTACTGGAAGAGGGAAAGGAAATGGTGAGTATATATAATGGAGATAAAAGAATGAAGAAGGATATTGCAATCTTTGAATATCATAAGTTATTATCTGTGATTCCACTGTCTTTAAATAGGCCTATAGTATCTTCAGTGAGGGATTTTAATGATATTGCAAGTATCATAGATCTAATTTTAACGTTAAAGAAGAAGATTGATGAAGGGGAAATTTCAACTTCATTACTTTATGATTACGATAATTACAGAGATTTGATAAGTTCAGAGAACGGTTCATCTCTTATAGAATTTTTGCTAAAATATTGGATAAGAAGAAATTCTGCATCTCTTAAAGATGTAGATGAGCTAATGAGTCTATTTAAACCGGAGTACTTTACAACTAAAATGAAGTCAAGAGGTTATCATTTTAAGGAGGATCTAGTATCTAATGTAGTTTACGCTTTAAGGATAATTTATGGTGGTGCATGA
- a CDS encoding PaREP1 family protein, with translation MSSSQIRSLILNWVKEADELLERGDVVQASEKYYKAAEEAVKLMVKELNLTEILEKVKKAGRWSSSLLFEGARAISPEMYSIWADSWYLHIYGFHEMRINYDEAKKISQNIHKILDIINNYNKQT, from the coding sequence TTGTCGAGCTCTCAGATAAGATCGCTGATTTTAAATTGGGTTAAAGAAGCTGATGAGTTGTTGGAGAGGGGTGATGTTGTTCAAGCTTCGGAAAAGTATTATAAGGCTGCTGAGGAGGCAGTTAAGTTGATGGTAAAGGAGTTAAATTTGACAGAAATACTAGAAAAAGTTAAAAAAGCTGGTAGATGGTCTTCCTCTTTACTTTTTGAAGGAGCTAGAGCTATCTCACCTGAAATGTATTCTATATGGGCTGATTCTTGGTATCTTCATATTTACGGTTTTCATGAGATGAGGATTAATTATGATGAGGCAAAAAAGATCTCTCAGAATATTCACAAAATATTAGATATCATAAATAATTATAATAAGCAAACCTGA
- a CDS encoding PaREP1 family protein, with protein MSSINILSAADLLLREADELLERGDVVQASEKYYKAAEEAVKLMVKELNLTEILEKVKEEGYWSLGILHDAVIQLSKLLGNDKIVELWKSAVIILTANLTKDILVIEAEKVKELVELSDKIADFKLG; from the coding sequence ATGTCTAGTATTAACATTCTTTCTGCAGCAGATCTATTACTTAGGGAGGCTGATGAGTTGTTGGAGAGGGGTGATGTTGTTCAAGCTTCGGAAAAGTATTATAAGGCTGCTGAGGAGGCAGTTAAGTTGATGGTAAAGGAGTTAAATTTGACAGAAATACTAGAAAAAGTTAAAGAAGAAGGTTATTGGAGTTTAGGAATTTTACATGATGCAGTTATTCAACTGTCTAAACTATTAGGTAATGATAAGATTGTAGAACTTTGGAAATCCGCAGTGATAATACTTACTGCTAACTTAACAAAAGATATTTTAGTTATAGAAGCGGAAAAAGTGAAGGAACTTGTCGAGCTCTCAGATAAGATCGCTGATTTTAAATTGGGTTAA
- a CDS encoding glycoside hydrolase family 15 protein, whose protein sequence is MVRYVILGNGSLTLLADSKLNYRELYYPLPIDNHLHESKIGLWVDGKFSWFSDLPIKLNYEEDTLSVTASAEFNGVKVKVKDAVDMAYNILVREISLTTNKETRVFFHWDFHINGNDIGDTALYDPFTSSIIHYKRDKWFMFKCDIPFYQYATGYKETAGYLGTWKDAEDGELSGNPIAQGAVDSVTSIRVSSNTVFYCWLVCGRNYNEVFQKNNYALRKTPRELLRRTENYWKAWLVKARDYDSLVRRSLLIIAAHWQNNGALPAALDTDIMRFNKDTYNYVWHRDAAFAAIALTLYGYQDPIRNLFNFTKPLIFNGFLFQKYTCDGNWGSTWHPWNPRSIPIQEDETALMLYALWVHFSRFTDIDFVKPLYAPFVKKIAEFLVSYRDEETGLPLPSYDLWEERLGTHFFTSLAVYAGLMSAYKFAEFFGDENLKDKYLTAANEVKKGLERFYVGDHFARTIYEDNSIDKTVDASTLFASILGPFDPKDPRVISNRKAVEEKLNINGGIARYENDWYLKQDEKSNAWFITTLWLAQQYILEGNKEKAKKYIDWVISHMLPTGIIPEQVSPKNTYPSVAPLVWSHAEFVKTIYYFKQLG, encoded by the coding sequence ATGGTTAGATATGTTATACTGGGAAATGGATCACTAACATTATTAGCTGATTCTAAATTAAATTATAGAGAATTATATTATCCACTTCCTATTGATAATCATCTTCATGAAAGTAAGATCGGCCTATGGGTAGATGGGAAATTTTCATGGTTTTCTGATTTACCAATAAAATTAAATTACGAAGAAGATACTCTTTCTGTAACAGCATCAGCCGAATTTAACGGAGTAAAAGTCAAAGTAAAAGATGCTGTAGATATGGCTTATAATATTTTAGTTAGAGAAATTAGCTTAACTACTAATAAGGAGACCAGAGTATTTTTCCATTGGGATTTTCATATAAATGGAAATGATATAGGTGATACAGCTTTATATGACCCATTCACATCTTCTATTATTCATTATAAAAGAGATAAATGGTTTATGTTTAAGTGTGATATTCCGTTCTATCAATATGCTACTGGCTATAAGGAAACCGCAGGATATTTAGGTACATGGAAAGATGCAGAAGATGGAGAACTTTCCGGAAATCCAATAGCACAAGGAGCAGTAGATTCCGTTACAAGTATAAGGGTATCCTCAAATACAGTATTCTATTGCTGGCTAGTATGTGGAAGAAATTATAATGAAGTGTTTCAAAAGAATAACTATGCTTTGAGAAAAACTCCTAGAGAATTATTAAGAAGAACAGAAAATTATTGGAAGGCATGGCTAGTTAAAGCCAGAGATTATGATAGCCTAGTCAGACGAAGTTTACTAATCATTGCAGCTCATTGGCAAAATAATGGCGCACTTCCAGCAGCCTTAGACACTGATATTATGAGATTTAACAAAGATACATACAATTATGTTTGGCATAGAGACGCGGCTTTTGCAGCAATAGCGTTAACACTTTATGGCTATCAAGATCCTATAAGAAATCTTTTTAATTTTACTAAACCCTTGATTTTTAATGGTTTTCTCTTCCAGAAGTATACTTGCGATGGCAATTGGGGTTCTACCTGGCATCCGTGGAATCCAAGAAGCATACCAATACAAGAAGACGAAACAGCATTAATGCTTTATGCCTTATGGGTTCATTTTAGTAGATTTACTGACATAGATTTTGTAAAGCCGCTTTATGCTCCCTTCGTAAAGAAGATTGCCGAATTTTTAGTCTCTTATAGAGATGAAGAGACCGGTTTACCTTTACCATCATATGATTTATGGGAAGAAAGGCTTGGGACACACTTCTTTACATCTTTGGCCGTATATGCTGGATTAATGTCAGCTTATAAGTTTGCTGAATTCTTTGGTGATGAAAACTTAAAGGATAAATATCTCACAGCGGCTAACGAAGTGAAAAAAGGATTAGAAAGATTTTATGTTGGTGATCATTTTGCTAGGACTATTTATGAAGATAACAGTATTGATAAAACTGTAGATGCGAGCACATTATTTGCCTCAATTTTAGGACCTTTTGATCCTAAAGACCCAAGAGTTATAAGTAATAGGAAAGCCGTAGAAGAGAAGCTTAATATAAATGGCGGAATTGCTAGATATGAAAATGATTGGTATTTAAAACAAGACGAAAAATCTAATGCTTGGTTTATTACAACACTATGGCTAGCTCAACAATACATTCTTGAAGGTAATAAAGAAAAAGCTAAAAAATATATAGACTGGGTTATATCTCATATGCTACCAACGGGGATTATTCCAGAACAAGTAAGTCCTAAAAATACGTATCCGTCGGTTGCTCCATTAGTTTGGAGTCATGCAGAATTCGTTAAAACCATTTATTATTTTAAGCAGTTAGGATAA
- the cmr3 gene encoding type III-B CRISPR module-associated protein Cmr3, whose translation MKKIRIRPLEPLMLRTQGEFEPLVTGSHTSAQSLVIPRPSTIAGLLGYLKFNGNVTEDWLDTLIHQLGDDVKIYGTLIESDDENYFYPLRMGNLFALVNREALCPLPKIFESISERYEKWEKEIYDIFYGEKNKLFELIDFQDRIGIGLDRQKKTAKEHYLYTARYLSFKKEIRYVIFVEGNLELKETVVNFGGEGRIAKLEVEDEDSVVATNLSGDYYLVVSPILVPDNIIDNILEEDLIVMGKVDKISLGFNIAHNRRKEILTAVLEGSVIKKKFIERYNVLINNNSSDNDLFSKYEKIGYNTISRIDCQNMEMRKLLDGNDSVVIKL comes from the coding sequence ATGAAGAAGATTAGGATAAGGCCTTTAGAGCCGTTAATGCTGAGGACTCAAGGAGAGTTTGAACCATTAGTTACTGGTTCTCACACTTCTGCACAATCATTGGTAATTCCCAGACCTTCAACGATAGCCGGACTTTTAGGATACCTTAAATTTAATGGAAATGTAACGGAAGATTGGCTTGATACCTTAATTCACCAATTAGGAGATGATGTAAAGATTTACGGAACTTTAATAGAGAGTGATGATGAAAACTATTTTTACCCATTAAGAATGGGGAATCTGTTTGCTCTCGTTAATAGAGAAGCCTTATGTCCTTTGCCAAAAATTTTTGAAAGTATAAGTGAAAGGTACGAAAAGTGGGAAAAAGAAATTTACGATATTTTTTATGGAGAGAAGAATAAACTTTTTGAATTAATTGATTTTCAAGATAGGATTGGAATAGGTTTAGATAGGCAAAAGAAGACAGCTAAGGAGCATTATCTATATACTGCAAGATACTTATCTTTCAAGAAGGAGATAAGATATGTAATATTCGTGGAGGGTAACCTGGAACTAAAAGAGACTGTAGTTAATTTTGGTGGGGAAGGAAGAATTGCTAAGCTAGAAGTAGAGGATGAGGACAGTGTGGTAGCTACAAACTTGTCTGGAGATTATTATCTTGTAGTATCCCCGATTTTGGTACCAGATAATATTATAGACAATATCTTAGAAGAGGATTTAATAGTTATGGGAAAAGTGGATAAGATTAGTTTAGGATTTAATATCGCTCACAATAGGAGGAAAGAGATACTAACTGCAGTACTTGAAGGTAGTGTAATTAAGAAGAAATTTATTGAAAGATATAATGTACTTATTAATAATAATTCTAGTGATAATGACTTGTTTTCAAAATACGAAAAAATAGGATATAATACAATTTCTAGGATAGATTGTCAAAATATGGAAATGAGAAAATTATTAGATGGCAATGATAGTGTCGTCATTAAGCTATAA
- a CDS encoding ISNCY family transposase has product MNTNSLLQAYYNALQEALQQIFIALTSLRKDTLAKLVLGGVMGGTATEIAQATGMDYETVLKNLNKLANTNLIKIVKEIVQDHPVQLIIDDTHDHKQHARALPVSRNGAQVFYCREHKRYEPTIQLLIIAIKDLKTNETYIVTIIPYIPQKVVEILRERGEEVEFKTKIQEYLETLPILEKEFNVVCKVFDSWYVNSRTLLSNTVGELKANSRVTEGGRLVPVGEFPEGEYLVEYLGIPIKLLVIDDYKGFGRRYFFSTNVNDTAEEIITTWENRWDIEVLIRELKALGLEKGSFLTWVRNKGFITLKALSLLLVLLFKYSLGLYLGAKRIARVIKSIYQSLGGIKKLFKRRKKT; this is encoded by the coding sequence ATGAATACAAACTCATTACTCCAAGCGTATTACAATGCACTTCAAGAAGCACTCCAACAAATATTCATCGCCTTGACTAGCTTGAGAAAAGACACACTAGCAAAACTAGTACTTGGAGGAGTAATGGGTGGAACAGCAACAGAAATAGCCCAAGCAACGGGCATGGACTACGAGACAGTACTAAAAAACCTTAACAAACTAGCAAACACAAACCTGATCAAAATAGTAAAAGAGATAGTACAAGACCACCCAGTACAACTAATAATAGATGACACACATGATCACAAACAACACGCAAGAGCACTACCAGTATCAAGAAACGGAGCACAAGTCTTCTACTGCAGAGAACACAAAAGATACGAACCAACAATACAACTACTCATAATAGCAATAAAAGACTTGAAAACAAACGAAACCTACATAGTAACAATAATACCCTACATACCACAAAAGGTTGTTGAGATATTAAGGGAGAGGGGAGAGGAGGTTGAGTTCAAGACAAAGATACAAGAATACTTGGAAACATTGCCAATTCTCGAGAAGGAGTTTAATGTTGTGTGCAAGGTTTTTGATTCTTGGTATGTTAATTCTAGGACTCTTTTATCTAATACCGTCGGGGAACTCAAGGCCAACTCGCGGGTCACCGAGGGTGGTAGGCTCGTGCCAGTTGGCGAGTTCCCCGAGGGGGAATACCTAGTTGAGTATTTAGGTATTCCCATAAAATTACTTGTAATAGATGATTATAAGGGTTTTGGAAGGAGGTACTTCTTCTCCACAAACGTTAATGATACTGCTGAGGAAATAATAACTACATGGGAGAATCGTTGGGATATTGAGGTTTTGATTAGGGAGCTTAAAGCCTTGGGATTGGAGAAAGGTTCTTTCCTCACTTGGGTTAGGAATAAGGGGTTTATAACCCTTAAGGCTCTCTCCTTACTCTTGGTACTCTTGTTTAAGTATTCCCTTGGTTTGTATTTGGGTGCCAAGAGGATAGCAAGGGTGATAAAAAGTATTTATCAATCTTTGGGCGGGATTAAGAAACTTTTTAAGAGAAGGAAAAAGACGTAA